The uncultured Methanolobus sp. sequence ATTATAGAAGCAAACGCCTACAGCAGGAATATATGAAAACACATACACACAATGTAGCAGAGAATCAGGGATTTAAACCCCCTGTCGGGCAGAAAAAAACACCTGCTCAGGGAAGAGCAAGCAATCATAACAAAGTTACTCCTTTTGTCACCATCACATCGGCGTACCGCTAATGTGAGCATTGTACATATCAATGACATTATCAATAGATATACAGGCACCTGTTCTTGGAGCGGAAACCGAGTTCAAGTGGCAGTTATAGGCACTTATCACTTCGTTCAGGGTTATGTACCTTCCATTACCAGAATCCCAGTCATTCCACGGATTCCAGTCGTCCATCACGTAAACTTCAGTGTCACCACCAACTTCTATGTCGTTTATTCCATAGGCAGAGACATTGCCTGAAATGTTATACATGCCTCCGGTGAGGTTAGAGGGTACTGTGGCATTGTAGATAACAGTAAGATTTTCTTCCCCTGCGATATTGGATGACCATATGAAGTCATGTGTCCAGTATTTGAAGGTACTGTGGTCATCCTCAACAACTGTTGTACTCCAGAACCTGAATGTTTCGTTAGTAAGATTTACTGCCGTCCCATCTAATAATGGATAGTTTTCATCCAGTGCCAGACCGGTGACATTATAATCGGTCTCAATATCAACGGTCACAGTGAAAGTGCTGTTTGGTGTGACATTAAAACTAGAAATTGTCCGGTTCGCTGTAATCTGGGATGAAACACTCATCATCCTATAATTTGCTTGCTCTTCACCGTCTCCCATTTCAAAGTGATTGGCATAGAAGTGTGCGGTTGCCAGGATTCTGGATGTAGAAACTTCTGCACCTGTTGTTGGAGCAGGAACAATCCTTACCCAGCAATATACAGCTTCCTGAAGCTCTGCAGTTGTGATGTACCTTCCATCGAGTGAATCCACATCATTCCATGGGTTCCAGTCATCTGCACCAGGGTTTGATAAACCTATATTGTTCCACAACGTATACTCGGAAATCCGGGCATAGACAGGCACCTGAAGTACTATAGGTGATGGAGGTATGATGCTGGCAGCGCTGGCACTTACATAAGATGAAGGAAATGGCTTCCAAAAAGACTCCTGGCCATACCAGTACCAAATGCAGCCTTCCTCATCAAGAAGAAGTGCAGCTGAATCATTGCCCATTATAAGTGCAAGTATTGACCCTACAACACCACCAACACTCGCTACGGCCGGATTGCCACAGGCTGTTAGCTTAACACCAATAAGCCCTCCTACAATTACAGGACTAAGATATGAGTATGTAGCTGAGTTACTCTCGTCAATTTGGCAATGATAAAGATTGTTACCAGTAATACAATAATCATCCCATGTTTCAATACCATAGTAATCACGATCAGGATGAGGGTATTTTATTCCACGCCCCTGGACAAAAGTCACGCCATCCCATTGAAACGGAGTAGCTTCCAAAGCAACTTCACTTGTAGTATATTGGAGGGACATCTCCTTAAATTCCGGGTTTCGTTCGATTGGTTTTATCGGATTATATTCCGTAATCAGAGTGGTGTACAGTTCTCCGTCAAAATAAACCTCCGTTTCGAACCCACCATCGACTTCGAAGACTTTATAATCAATATCCGCTGTTTCGCCGGTATTCTGGTCATTTATAGTCATCCTGGCTTCGGTATATGCAGGATCAGAATCCATAGATATTACTATATCCCCAACTTGCACAATAGAGGAAGTATTGTTCATTTTGATTATCTCAACATCGGGAGATTCAACTTTTTCGACTGTTACATCCTGGAATAAAGATTCGGAATCCGTTTCACAGCTGACAGCCGGCACAAAAGCCATATTTAAAAGCAACATCATTACAAATAATATTCCAATTTGTCTTACTTTCTTATTTTTCACATATTTCACCCTTAGGTTTTTTCCGGAAGGCAAAGTAAGCAAAGATTCATGTTGTATCAAAGACAAGATTACTTCACCTTCGGGTAAAGGGATATCATTCGATTTTCCGGATTGCTATGATATCCCTGCACATTATTTCCAATGTGATCGCAATTTTATGTAAATTCGCAGTGCATTCTCTGTTTTGCATCCATAAGAAAAATCACCAATAGTATTGTTACATATCCACCGACTATATTTGTCGTATCATCTATCTTAAAGTTAAAAGAATATGCTACTGTCATTATAATAAGCCACAAAATAAGAGCAATCAGATTACACGTGATGAGAAATAAGTATTCATTTTTTGTTTTTTCATCAATTACTTTCCGTGCTGCAAGGTATGAAAATGTATGAAAGAAGAGGAACATAGGTCCGCATTTTATCCAATAACCAATCTGAGAATAACCAGTTTGATAAGTAAATAATACTGGAAATGCTATCAACAAATCATCTATGTTAAACAAATATACAAAAAAGTAGACTAGTCCGCCAATAACTAACCCTGCAGATTCTTCGAAACTTGACTTTTTTTGTTTCATGGGCATTTGTATCGTTGATCTCTTGGCCCTACTGTTCTTTTCATAATCGAATCGTAAATCATGGAAGTTTATAGTGATACATATATTTTCACAATGCATCACTAATTAACTACCTAAACCAAAGAACTTTATTCATTCCTTCTTCTTTCGACAAACAACCCAGCCACTGCAAGAACAAAGAGACTTCCTGTCAGTCCAACAGCAGGAATGCTCGCAGTTTGTTCTTCCTGAGAACTCTCATCGCCTGTAACTTCAGATTCCTGTCCATCCTGCACGGATGCTAAACGATCGTCTGTTCCTGATCCAGTAGACCCACTGTTTGTTACGGAAGCAGATATCGCAAATGGAGAGAATCCGGGAGTCTGGGATTCAAAGTAAACATAGTTATCATGATCACTCACTATTTCTGTTTCAAGTTTGTTCCACGAATCGTCAGAATAACGATACAGGTGCATGTCCCCTGAAGTGACACTGTTTTCTTCCATCCAGTCTTTTTCAACCCTGAAACCTATTACAGGTTTGTCAATGTTCTCAGATGTTGCAAAACCTGCTTTTCCAACCCATATACTCATATATTGATATACCAATCCGGGTGCACCGGAAGTCACAAATGTTGACCTGTCTTTGAGCACTTCTATAGTAGTAGAGATCTGTCCTGAATTTTTGAGGGCATTGAATTGGACAAAGGTTATTGCATTCTCTTCAGAGTCAAATTCGTATTTGGCATCACTACCTTTGTTAATAAAAACAGATTCAACCTCTTTTTTTGCAATATTCTCATATTCCTCGCCGGTAGAACCTCCACCGCCGCCTCCACCACCACTGCTTCCACTGCTGCCTGAAGACGTTGTAGTGGATGAAGAAGCTGTAGTTACCGTTATACTTGAATCCCCCTCAACATCTATGTCACCCTGAGACCCATCCACAGACCCGGCAATTTCATATTGGCCAGCTGTTGTTTGCGAGGGAACTGTCACTTCGTAGACTATAGTGCTGGTCGTACCTGCCTCAACACCCGTATTCGCCCATTCGATTGAATTATCTGAATTTGAGTTAATACTCCACCCGTCATTGTCTACTTCGTTTAAAGTCCACCCTGACGGAACATTTTCAGTAATTGTCGTACTGTCAGCCTGATTTGCAGTAAACCAAATCGTAACATCGAAAGAATCACCAGCTTTAACCGTATCCGCAGATATTGTCCTCAAAGCCGAATTTGAAGAACTGCCTTCTCCTACTGTTATCTGGGTATCCCCCTCAATGGGAAT is a genomic window containing:
- a CDS encoding PGF-pre-PGF domain-containing protein, which produces MIKTTMKICVLSVLTILSLALFITPALATEEMIGTRSISDTSVEAGDTVTVTVSMYMLSELCGPSIEESIPDGWDFTVKDDDGMTFTSRYNQFSYMGNLSYGDSRTVVYDLTIPQGTEEGVYDITGVLTAILNVTAGQYITPIPIEGDTQITVGEGSSSNSALRTISADTVKAGDSFDVTIWFTANQADSTTITENVPSGWTLNEVDNDGWSINSNSDNSIEWANTGVEAGTTSTIVYEVTVPSQTTAGQYEIAGSVDGSQGDIDVEGDSSITVTTASSSTTTSSGSSGSSGGGGGGGGSTGEEYENIAKKEVESVFINKGSDAKYEFDSEENAITFVQFNALKNSGQISTTIEVLKDRSTFVTSGAPGLVYQYMSIWVGKAGFATSENIDKPVIGFRVEKDWMEENSVTSGDMHLYRYSDDSWNKLETEIVSDHDNYVYFESQTPGFSPFAISASVTNSGSTGSGTDDRLASVQDGQESEVTGDESSQEEQTASIPAVGLTGSLFVLAVAGLFVERRRNE